In Dermacentor andersoni chromosome 11, qqDerAnde1_hic_scaffold, whole genome shotgun sequence, the sequence CAAATCTAGTACAAGAACTAAAGATGCACGAACATGAACAATTTAACAAACAATCATTTTATGAATTTTTGAATGAAAGTGAAGAAATGGCGGATTTAAGAGGCACGTGTAAATGATTCCATAGTGTGATCGCACAGACGGATGAAGGTGATTTACCGTAATTAGTTGAAACCTTAGGAAGCAAGAAGTTATTCTTAGCAGCAAACCTGGTACAGTTTGTATTTACTAAAAGCCCACAATCGCCTTAGTTACTATTGATTGGACTAATTAACTTAACCTAAGTCATTTCGTTACCCTTGTGGTTAATTATTCCGTTTTTGGTTCTAATTGGTAGTTAAGTAATCTCCATCTGCTTCCCTTACACGTTTCGTAATATTAAGGCGTGTTATTTAGTCTTAATTGACTTCGTCGTAATGATTCATATTAGTCTTCGATTAGCATTAATTACTGTTAATGCCTCTTGAGTGCTCGCGATATATAGCCATAATCATTCATTTCAGCAGTCGCACCTTGTCGTCAGGCATTATCACATTGCCTCCATAGGACCCCATGCATACCTGTGGAAGGCTTCGTGTCACGTGTTACAgagagatggacggacggacatatTTCCGAGGGGAATAGATTAGTGGTTTACCCTAGAATACTCAGAGCATTAAAAGTTAATTTTGAAAGGATGTTCAATTGTTTTACCTTCGCTATAGTGGATCTCGGTGCAGAGCGCATGATTTTTTCAGAGAATTCAGTCTATAGGCGTGCGGCGTGGTACGGTCTATAGGCTGGGTTTTTTCCCGCTATAACTAAGTTGAGCAAATTCGTTTGCTAAGCGTATAAGTTAGGGTCAGTATATGTGCAATTGCAGGAGTAGTGAAGTAAGCGTCCACTTTGAACCTTTCAGAGAATTGAGCCAACAGGAGTACGCTGACCTTCTAAGGGGGCTATAGGCTGATTGTTTTCTGCGAAAAGTAATTTGGGCAAATTCGTTTCTCCATTAGGCACGTTAGTGTCAGTATACTTACGtttgcagggagagtgatgtTTGCTTGAAATCTGCTGTATTTATTGCATTCTTAATCTCTTTGCTCTTGGCAGATTCGGGTGACACGTGggatacgacgacgacgacggaggCTAGCACTTCCGTGAATCAGGAAGATGTGGCAGAGACTGGCACGAACAGAGTCGGTGCCATAGCAACGAGCACCGAGGACTTTCCGACCACACACGGGCGCGACCAGCGGCCTTCCGAGAGGACAACGCCTACGACTTTGCTATACGAGTCCACGGCGCAGCCAAGGTCTTCCCAAACTACAGCCTCTGTTCATTCGCCATCGTCGTCCTGGCCAGTTACAACGCCATGGTCACTTGCTGTTCCCACGATCAGCGTGATTCGCGGAGGAACATCCGGCCCTTCAGCCGCAGTAGCGCTCACGACAAGTCTGGTAACATCGCTTCCGACACATGCGCCCCCTGCGACAAAAGTATCGCCGCATACTTCGAACTTGCCTACCGTGGCCTCGACCTACAGCGCAAGTTCAAGTTCTTCTTGGCGGGAAATATACCCGACCACTGCTTCCGTTCCTACTACGCGTCTTGTTGTTAGCAGTTCGCAAAAGCCGTCAACTTTGAGCGCAGGCAGAAAGCCTCATGCGACCACCGCAAGTCCCGCGTTCTCGGCCACTGCACCAAGAACTACGCTGGTGACAGTATCGGGCACACTAGGGCCTACACCGAGGCGGCAACCACCAACAACTGCCGCTTGGCTTCACACAACAACTTGGCTTCGTCCAACCACATGGCCAAGCGTTTACCCAAGCGTTGAAGGCAATACGGTGGGGCCGGATGTTACGTCAGTAAAACCCTCAGGAAGCAAGGCGACCACTGCAGCGCCGTATACGAGAAGCCGCACTACTTCTTGGCGCACATTCACGTCAACGAGAACAGAAGCCACCAAGCGTACAACGCTTTGGCTACCACAAAGCACAGCGGCCACTCGTCGTCCAACTACCCGCCTTTTTATCGCAAGGAACACGACAACAGCATATAGCACTGCGTACTCAAGGCTGTTTTCAACCGTTCCCCCTACTAGAGGTCCTGTAACGAGAGCGTTCTCGATGGCCCAGACGGCTGCATCAACTCCCTTGACAAAGCCGACCAAGCCTACCAAGCCGAGGAAGAAAGCCACGGAACTGTACACAAAGCCCGCCATGTGGACTAAAAAGCCAACCAATAAGACGGAAGCTCTTACAACTTCGCCTCCCGACGTCCATCCTTCGACACTCTCATATTTGGCGAGCACGTTGACTTCAAGACCTGCGATTTCAAACCAATCAACTTCAGGTATGCCGACTTCCAACCGCCCCTATTCGAGCCGGCAGCCATCTTATCGCAGTCCCAAATTCGTGCCGACGGAGGACAGCAACCACGTGATGAAACACGTCACGAAGCCGCCTGGGACCTCGTCCACGTCCAGCGCTCGGTCGAAAAACGACGAAGGCAACGATGTCATGCTGAACGACATGTCGGCAATGCCGGTGCTACAGGAGAAGCACTCGGCGGCCGCGCCACTTACCGGGTCAGCCTGGATGGTTCCGGCCCTTCTCATCGCCGCTGGCATCTTAGTTACCGTCTTGTTTGTAGCCACGGCACTGTACCGATGCCGGCGACGATACAAGGAAAGTGCGGATGATTCCGAGATGAAACCCCTGTCCAAGTACGCAGACGTAGATGTTGGCGAAACTTCCTCTTGAACTCGCCTGCTCTGTTCACATGCGAGCATTAGCGTGAACAAGAATTGGCCGTACGTGGCGTTTTGTGAAAACTTGGGCGACCATCTTTTAGTGGACACATGAAGTTCGAAGCACAATTGCGCGGTATGGCGTGCGCACCGCGACGTTTACTATATTTGTTTGCTGCTGAGACATATTTTCTCGGATTAACTGAACGTCGCGGCATCCTGCGACAGAATGTCGTACCCGCACGTTCTTTCGGCCGCTGCGTAAAGATGTGAATTATTTAATTTGAAAATCATACAGCCCCGTCTAGTGAGCGCTCTTAATCTAGCCGTAGTATCGGGCACTTCGAGTGATTGATAGAGTTTCGATGATTCAGGCGAACAAAATGGCTTATTGATTGCATGCAAGTACGTTCTTCCTGTGACAGTCGGAGCAAGAGGAAACGTAAAGTCTTACGACTTTGCCTTAACGTCTCGATGATCAAGGGTTCCGTGCAGCGTAGCCTTATTGCTAAACAACCAACACTGAACTTCTCGGTATCACTATTTCTTTTGAATCATGAATTTGGTCCACATCTGCAATATGACAAGTCGTGTCGTCACTTAATTGGACGCCTATAGAGCGTGCTGCGCGAGTCTCGGTGCTCATATGTTACTTCAACATCCCGAAGCCATGGTAGAATGAAACCAATGTGGCCTCCTTACTTCTCCGCGACTTCACTCACGCTCGTTGCAGTGGTCGGCGTCGCCCAATGTGGAGACGAAAGCACTGCGTCTTGGAGACACGTTCCTTACTACTGGAAGGGGCATGTTCTATCTTTACAATAAAGGTGACAACGTTGTTAAATGATTGTCTGTTTGCGAATGGCTTTCCTCAATAGGCGCCCCACTGTTTGGCAGGTGTGCGGTGAGCTTCCTTCCAAGTGGCCTGCACGAACGCCCACGGAGGTTCAGCGTGTGTTCTATTTTGGGCGAGTGTTGTTCTCGCCCTAAATGTGTCGTATTTTGTTTACCCTCCTTTTCACATTTCCCAGGACAGAGTAGCAAAGCGGACTTTCCCGTGAAGATAACCTCTTGGCATTTACCTTTTCTTTTCGCGGCTGCTCATTTTCTTATCTGCGAGAATTCAGCGGTCTGCACTCAATCCAAGTAAGAAAGTGAGATTGGTTCTTCGTGTTTTCTTGCGGGGGTTTAAGAAAAGGGGTTTACGTTGGGCATGGTCAAAGCAGGTGCATGACAAAGGCAGGCGTGCTCTCGCGAGGAAAGTGCTAAATCGTGTTTAATAAAACCAATCGAACGAGAATACCACAGCGTATTCACTGATAGTTAAGGGAATACGATTTATAAGCTCAAGAGATACGAACGAAAAGAGCCAATTGGGGAAAATAAGTATTCTCAAATATGCGCAAGGAATAGCTCATTGAGGTTGGTTTCGACGATTTCCCAACGAGAGTGTTCTTGTATTTCGCGTGCATTTCAATGGGGAAATCCGAGTGGTCCCCGCGCAATATCTTCGTCTTTGCTGAGCGTATTGAAAACCACGCTGCCCATTTCAACATCTCGTTTTTCAGCCTTCCATTGGAACGTCGTACCGCCTGTCTACACTAAGTATTGAAGAGCGATGGTGACGTCCTTTACGCGTGTTTTATGTTAGCTGCAGCTGTGACTAATAACTGAATTCTCTTATTaatgacgttgaagaacaccagTTGAAGAACCAGTACACGTCCTCGGATGGTAAGTATAGCGAAGTTACTTCCACGGGCCGCGCGGCGCGATATGACTGCTAATATACCAGCGAATGTGGAGCGTGAGATTAGTGAATAAAAAGGCAGAGAGCTGATGTAGTTTGAAGTTATGCTACGTAATATTTGCAAGATATTTTTTCATTTCCTCGCTTCATTTGAAGAAGTTTGCTTCCtgcatgtgtaaaaaaaaaagtgtcgcaTTGGATGGCAGCCAGCGGAAAAAGTTTCGAAATGCATTTACTGCAACGCATTCGGCTGAACTACTTTGCATATGCTTTCTGCCTTGGTTAAGCAGCCCCGTGTGGCACTCGCTCCTGGTGTTAGGCTAACTATAAAAACGTCCGAGATGGTTGACCAACTGCGAGCTTTCTTATCCCCTCTCTATAGCAATGGAATATTGCTAGGTTTGCGCTTAGTAGGATG encodes:
- the LOC126517624 gene encoding uncharacterized protein isoform X1, whose product is MRRGVWIFGLALPLLLQQTLTPAKAQRFSDVGHFRFPRPARQHVALLGGIRPSRSSVLTTRCVNPRLYFRNGFAKLRFRGRVVKYTCRPGFTIFGDSVSSCNAGRWDRPVPVCAAPGCRLPSRDLLPRGTVENVRGRGLMLRFRCRLGYTLRGGASAFCDGRSWNGSRPTCVPAVADPDPSCDFEALDQCGWSSDLSSGVQFSRQHDSEDDDVEPVDNVTSSVGASEFSPSGHYMALESLGHPLALQDLGVPAKLVSPPYRPLRFRACFRFWYRLSCHPCSLLLLLWNSTSETALWGSTGPRKGGWANVELPKTTEDFQLVFAARTRQPGEGGVAIDDVRLGPECQEVPTAEPPPATTTLLPDDVTTEFDSGDTWDTTTTTEASTSVNQEDVAETGTNRVGAIATSTEDFPTTHGRDQRPSERTTPTTLLYESTAQPRSSQTTASVHSPSSSWPVTTPWSLAVPTISVIRGGTSGPSAAVALTTSLVTSLPTHAPPATKVSPHTSNLPTVASTYSASSSSSWREIYPTTASVPTTRLVVSSSQKPSTLSAGRKPHATTASPAFSATAPRTTLVTVSGTLGPTPRRQPPTTAAWLHTTTWLRPTTWPSVYPSVEGNTVGPDVTSVKPSGSKATTAAPYTRSRTTSWRTFTSTRTEATKRTTLWLPQSTAATRRPTTRLFIARNTTTAYSTAYSRLFSTVPPTRGPVTRAFSMAQTAASTPLTKPTKPTKPRKKATELYTKPAMWTKKPTNKTEALTTSPPDVHPSTLSYLASTLTSRPAISNQSTSGMPTSNRPYSSRQPSYRSPKFVPTEDSNHVMKHVTKPPGTSSTSSARSKNDEGNDVMLNDMSAMPVLQEKHSAAAPLTGSAWMVPALLIAAGILVTVLFVATALYRCRRRYKESADDSEMKPLSKYADVDVGETSS
- the LOC126517624 gene encoding uncharacterized protein isoform X2, with translation MTADVGHFRFPRPARQHVALLGGIRPSRSSVLTTRCVNPRLYFRNGFAKLRFRGRVVKYTCRPGFTIFGDSVSSCNAGRWDRPVPVCAAPGCRLPSRDLLPRGTVENVRGRGLMLRFRCRLGYTLRGGASAFCDGRSWNGSRPTCVPAVADPDPSCDFEALDQCGWSSDLSSGVQFSRQHDSEDDDVEPVDNVTSSVGASEFSPSGHYMALESLGHPLALQDLGVPAKLVSPPYRPLRFRACFRFWYRLSCHPCSLLLLLWNSTSETALWGSTGPRKGGWANVELPKTTEDFQLVFAARTRQPGEGGVAIDDVRLGPECQEVPTAEPPPATTTLLPDDVTTEFDSGDTWDTTTTTEASTSVNQEDVAETGTNRVGAIATSTEDFPTTHGRDQRPSERTTPTTLLYESTAQPRSSQTTASVHSPSSSWPVTTPWSLAVPTISVIRGGTSGPSAAVALTTSLVTSLPTHAPPATKVSPHTSNLPTVASTYSASSSSSWREIYPTTASVPTTRLVVSSSQKPSTLSAGRKPHATTASPAFSATAPRTTLVTVSGTLGPTPRRQPPTTAAWLHTTTWLRPTTWPSVYPSVEGNTVGPDVTSVKPSGSKATTAAPYTRSRTTSWRTFTSTRTEATKRTTLWLPQSTAATRRPTTRLFIARNTTTAYSTAYSRLFSTVPPTRGPVTRAFSMAQTAASTPLTKPTKPTKPRKKATELYTKPAMWTKKPTNKTEALTTSPPDVHPSTLSYLASTLTSRPAISNQSTSGMPTSNRPYSSRQPSYRSPKFVPTEDSNHVMKHVTKPPGTSSTSSARSKNDEGNDVMLNDMSAMPVLQEKHSAAAPLTGSAWMVPALLIAAGILVTVLFVATALYRCRRRYKESADDSEMKPLSKYADVDVGETSS